One genomic region from Cardiocondyla obscurior isolate alpha-2009 linkage group LG01, Cobs3.1, whole genome shotgun sequence encodes:
- the P5cs gene encoding delta-1-pyrroline-5-carboxylate synthase, with amino-acid sequence MYSILLLTRSARLGNAPRRLTSSLEQHLPQLTSNGVSQGYIRRGLQTSERPRRQQTFTERTELKYARRLVIKLGSAVITREDEHGLALGRLASIVEQVAECQIDGRECVMVTSGAVAFGKQKLTQELLMSMSMRETLSPTDHTREHAGTMLEPRAAAAVGQSGLMSLYDAMFAQYGVKIAQVLVTKPDFYNEETRKNLFSTLSELISLNIVPIINTNDAVSPPPDVDEEVAGGGGRRGISIKDNDSLAAMLAAEVQADLLVLMSDVDGIYNLPPWQDGAKMLHTFSSDLRGTIKFGQKSKVGTGGMDSKVNAALWAMDRGVAVVICNGTQEKAVKSIMSGRKIGTFFTPATSSSTPVEVVAENARIGSRLLQALQPEERAECIKILAGLLESKQSDILAANALDLEAASKKNLAKVLLSRLSLTPAKLKSLSAGLHQIADDSLDNVGRVLRRTRLADSLELEQITVPIGVLLVIFESRPDSLPQVAALAMSSANGLLLKGGKEAAHSNKYLTMLVKEALDKFGASNAISLVSTREDVGDLLSMEKHIDLIIPRGSSDLVRTIQEQSKHIPVLGHAEGICHVYIDKDADLAKAIRIIRDSKCDYPAACNAMETLLIHESLMSSSFFSDVCSTLHKEGVKINSGPKLRELLTFGPPAAKSMRIEYGALECTVEVVSDVDDAISHIHKYGSSHTDTIVTEQTSTAAHFQREVDSACVFHNASTRFADGYRFGLGAEVGISTARIHARGPVGVDGLLTTKWILKGDGHAAADFAEGGSRTWLHQPLPLTT; translated from the exons ATGTACTCGATTTTGCTACTAACGAGATCCGCTCGACTCGGCAACGCGCCACGAAGACTAACTTCATCGCTGGAGCAGCACTTACCGCAGCTAACA AGTAACGGGGTGTCGCAAGGGTACATACGGAGAGGACTCCAAACGTCGGAGAGACCACGAAGGCAACAAACCTTTACAGAGCGCACAGAATTGAAATACGCTCGCCGACTAGTAATCAAGCTCGGTAGCGCCGTAATAACGAGAGAGGATGAACACGGTCTGGCTCTTGGACGTCTGGCCTCTATCGTCGAGCAGGTAGCGGAATGCCAGATCGACGGGCGCGAATGCGTCATGGTGACCAGCGGGGCGGTCGCTTTTGGCAAGCAGAAACTCACTCAAGAGCTTTTGATGTCTATGTCAATGAGGGAGACCCTGAGCCCCACGGATCACACGCGAGAACATGCAG gaaCCATGCTGGAACCTAGAGCAGCTGCCGCAGTTGGTCAATCAGGCCTCATGTCTCTCTACGACGCGATGTTCGCCCAGTATGGAGTGAAGATCGCTCAGGTCCTGGTTACCAAGCCCGACTTTTATAACGAGGAGACACGGAAAAATCTCTTTAGCACATTGAGCGAGCTGATTAGCTTAAACATTGTACCAATCATCAATACAAATGATGCTGTGTCTCCGCCACCCGATGTCGACGAGGAAGTCGCGGGCGGTGGTGGCAGGCGAGGAATATCCATTAAAGACAACGACTCCTTAGCGGCTATGTTAGCGGCCGAGGTCCAAGCAGACCTACTGGTCCTTATGAGCGACGTTGACGGAATTTATAATCTTCCACCTTGGCAAGACGGTGCGAAGATGTTACACACGTTCAGCTCCGATCTGAGAGGTACCATTAAATTCGGACAAAAATCGAAGGTAGGCACGGGCGGTATGGACTCAAAAGTGAATGCCGCTCTTTGGGCAATGGATCGCGGCGTTGCGGTAGTTATTTGCAACGGCACGCAGGAGAAGGCTGTTAAGAGCATCATGTCGGGCAGGAAGATCGGGACGTTCTTTACGCCGGCTACCAGTTCATCTACTCCTGTCGAAGTAGTCGCCGAAAATG ccCGCATTGGTAGTAGACTGCTACAAGCATTACAACCTGAGGAACGGGCCGAGTGCATTAAAATCCTTGCAGGCTTGCTTGAGTCGAAACAGTCCGACATCCTAGCGGCGAACGCGCTGGATTTGGAGGccgcgagtaaaaaaaatctagcaAAAGTTCTGTTATCGCGATTGTCTCTAACACCGGCGAAGCTTAAATCTCTCAGTGCCGGCCTGCATCAGATCGCTGACGATTCATTGGATAATGTAGGTCGCGTGCTTCGTAGGACCAGATTGGCCGATAGTCTGGAACTAGAGCAGATAACGGTGCCCATCGGGGTGCTGTTGGTGATCTTTGAATCCAGGCCGGACAGCTTACCGCAAGTAGCCGCTCTGGCCATGTCCAGCGCTAACGGGCTTCTTCTGAAGGGCGGCAAAGAAGCAGCCCATAGCAATAAATATCTGACGATGCTCGTGAAGGAGGCACTCGACAAGTTCGGCGCGTCGAACGCTATTTCACTCGTATCCACGAGGGAGGACGTTGGCGATCTTCTTTCGATGGAAAAACATATAGATCTAATCATTCCTCGTGGTAGTTCGGACTTAGTTCGTACTATCCAAGAGCAATCTAAGCACATACCTGTCTTAGGTCACGCCGAAGGTATCTGCCACGTTTACATCGACAAGGATGCGGATCTGGCGAAAGCCATAAGAATCATCAGAGATTCCAAGTGCGACTATCCCGCTGCGTGCAACGCTATGGAGACGTTGCTGATACACGAAAGCCTTATGAGCAGCAGTTTCTTTAGTGACGTATGCAGCACGCTGCATAAAGAAGGA GTGAAAATCAATTCTGGTCCAAAACTAAGAGAGTTGCTAACCTTTGGTCCGCCTGCCGCAAAAAGTATGCGAATCGAGTACGGTGCACTCGAATGCACTGTAGAAGTAGTTTCGGACGTCGACGATGCTATCAGTCACATTCATAAATACGGCAGTAGTCATACCGATACCATTGTCACTGAGCAAACCAGCACAGCGGCGCATTTTCAACGAGAGGTAGACAGTGCATGTGTCTTCCACAACGCCAGCACCAGATTCGCCGACGGTTACAGATTTGGTCTTGGAGCGGAG gTCGGTATTTCCACGGCACGTATCCATGCACGTGGACCGGTGGGAGTAGACGGGCTGTTGACAACGAAATGGATTTTGAAAGGTGATGGACACGCGGCTGCAGATTTCGCCGAAGGAGGTAGTAGAACTTGGCTTCACCAACCTTTACCCCTGACAACATGA
- the U4-u6-60k gene encoding U4/U6 small nuclear ribonucleoprotein Prp4: MSDDEDLVYVKKQKTVHYGSLEEAERVRLVAAIESADEEKEITNTNDIVNVSISGGNIHISNEYMELEDEMSKDRQALLEEFERRKKARQINVSTDDFEVKKHLRQLGEPICLFGEGPADRRTRLRELLASVGEDAIKKKHEEEDKPSHPIEKDTESTWYHEGPDSLQIARSWIAAYSLPRAKARLDKAREDLSLPAATRTAKRQELLKKLQALSIHCSQIGDRRPISFCQFSPNSKILATASWSGLCKLWSVPDCTLLRTLQGHNCNVGCIVFHPKATITEDVVGDNAGQTCVLASCAGNGSVKLWSGGTGEEPLAEVEGHEPHRVSRIAFHPSGRFLGTCCYDASWRLWDLEQQAEVLHQEGHARAVHCISFQCDGSVCATGGHDSFGRVWDLRTGRCIMFMEGHLTSLFGIDFSPNGFHIATASEDNTCKIWDLRKRTCIYTIPAHTNLLSDVKYQRTEGQYLVTASYDNTAKIWSNKTWQPLKMLPGHDGKVMSVDVSPDHKFIATSSYDRTFKLWAPE; the protein is encoded by the exons ATGTCCGACGACGAGGATTTAGTTTAcgtaaagaaacaaaaaactGTTCATTATGGATCCTTGGAAGAAGCGGAACGTGTACGACTTGTTGCAGCAATCGAGTCTGCAGATGAAGAAAAGGAAATCACAAATACAAATGATATTGTTAATGTTTCCATCTCAGGGGGAAATATACATATCTCAAATGAATATATGGAGCTGGAGGATGAAATGTCCAAAGATCGACAGGCATTGCTGGAAGAATTTGAACGTAGGAAAAAAGCCAGACAAATTAATGTATCTACAGATGACTTTGAAGTAAAAAAGCATCTAAGACAATTGGGAGAACCAATTTGTTTATTTGGAGAGGGTCCAGCAGATAGAAGGACAAGATTAAGAGAATTATTAGCCAGTGTGGGAGAAGATgctattaaaaagaaacatgaagaagaagataaaCCATCTCATCCAATTGAGAAAGATACAGAGTCAACTTGGTATCATGAGGGTCCTGATTCTTTGCAGATTGCACGATCATGGATagcag CATATTCATTACCCAGAGCAAAAGCACGGCTAGATAAAGCAAGGGAAGATCTTTCATTACCAGCTGCAACTCGTACTGCAAAAAGACAAGAACTTTTGAAGAAGCTGCAAGCATTGAGCATTCATTGCTCTCAAATCGGCGACAGAAGACCTATTTCTTTTTGCCAGTTCAGCCCTAATTCTAAAATCCTTGCTACAGCTTCATGGTCAGGCTTATGCAAGTTATGGTCTGTACCCGACTGTACTTTGTTACGTACTTTACAAGGACACAATTGTAATGTTGGCTGTATTGTTTTTCACCCAAAAGCTACGATAACCGAAGATGTGGTAGGTGATAACGCAGGGCAAACCTGCGTGTTAGCGTCCTGTGCAGGAAATG GCAGTGTAAAATTATGGAGCGGTGGTACTGGCGAAGAACCATTGGCAGAAGTGGAAGGACATGAACCTCATAGAGTGTCAAGGATAGCCTTTCATCCGTCTGGACGATTTCTTGGTACTTGTTGTTACGACGCATCTTGGCGATTGTGGGATTTAGAGCAACAAGCGGAAGTTCTTCACCAAGAAGGTCATGCTAGAGCTGTACATTGTATTAg ttttcaATGCGATGGAAGTGTTTGTGCTACTGGTGGTCACGATTCATTCGGCAGAGTATGGGATTTGCGGACTGGTAGATGTATAATGTTTATGGAGGGTCATCTAACATCCCTTTTCGGTATCGATTTCTCGCCAAACGGTTTTCATATAGCAACGGCGAGCGAAGATAACACTTGCAAGATATGGGACTTGCGAAAGAGAACTTGTATATACACGATACCAGCGCATACTAATTTGTTGTCTGACGTGAAGTATCAGAGAACAGAAGGACAATACTTGGTTACTGCATCTTATGATAATACAGCCAAAATTTGGTCCAACAAAACATGGCAGCCTCTCAAGATGTTACCAGGTCACGATGGAAAAGTCATGTCCGTGGATGTGTCGCCCGATCATAAATTCATTGCAACTAGTTCCTACGACAGAACTTTCAAATTATGGGCTCcagaataa
- the LOC139108553 gene encoding tyramine receptor translates to MNSSGESGGTMSDDYEVGGCSVPEEETGSNLPTWEAVAATLTLGFLVLATVFGNALVILSVFTYRPLRIVQNFFIVSLAVADLAVAILVMPFNVAYLLLGKWIFGIHLCKLWLTCDVLCCTASILNLCAIALDRYWAITDPINYAQKRTLKRVLGTIAGVWILSGAISSPPLAGWNDWPEELEPGTPCQLTRRQGYVIYSSLGSFFIPLLLMSLVYLEIFLATRRRLRERARQSRLGPVQSTRHRETDDAEESVSSETNHNERSTPRLQAKPSLIDDEPTEVTIGEPDRRTTASTRRGAGAGDAIPATSATVYQFIEERQRISLSKERRAARTLGVIMGVFVVCWLPFFLMYVIVPFCPACCPSERMVYFITWLGYVNSALNPLIYTIFNLDYRRAFRRLLRIR, encoded by the coding sequence ATGAACTCGAGCGGAGAGTCTGGCGGAACGATGTCGGACGATTATGAAGTCGGGGGCTGCAGCGTCCCGGAAGAGGAGACGGGATCAAACCTGCCGACGTGGGAGGCGGTGGCGGCTACTCTGACCTTGGGCTTCCTCGTGCTGGCAACGGTATTTGGTAACGCGCTGGTTATCCTGAGCGTCTTCACGTACCGACCGCTCCGGATCGTTCAAAACTTCTTCATCGTCTCGCTGGCGGTGGCCGATCTCGCGGTGGCAATACTCGTGATGCCGTTCAACGTAGCCTACCTGCTGCTAGGCAAATGGATCTTTGGCATCCATCTGTGCAAGCTGTGGCTGACATGCGATGTGCTCTGCTGCACCGCTAGCATCCTCAATTTATGCGCCATCGCTCTGGACCGTTACTGGGCGATTACCGACCCGATCAATTATGCCCAGAAGCGCACCCTTAAACGAGTTCTCGGAACGATCGCCGGCGTGTGGATTCTCTCGGGTGCGATCAGCTCGCCGCCTTTGGCCGGCTGGAACGACTGGCCGGAGGAATTGGAGCCAGGCACGCCTTGCCAGCTCACCAGACGGCAAGGTTACGTCATATACTCGTCTCTTGGTTCATTCTTCATACCGCTATTGCTGATGAGCCTGGTTTACCTAGAGATCTTCTTGGCGACCCGAAGGAGGTTGCGGGAACGCGCTCGACAGAGCAGGCTGGGTCCAGTGCAGTCTACCAGACACCGCGAGACCGACGACGCCGAGGAGTCGGTCAGCTCGGAGACGAATCACAACGAGCGCTCGACACCTCGTCTGCAGGCAAAGCCGTCGCTGATCGACGACGAGCCAACCGAAGTGACGATAGGCGAGCCTGATCGTCGTACCACCGCGTCCACCAGACGAGGTGCCGGCGCCGGCGACGCTATTCCCGCGACATCGGCGACCGTTTACCAGTTCATCGAGGAACGACAGCGGATCTCGTTATCCAAAGAGAGACGCGCGGCGAGAACCCTGGGTGTCATCATGGGCGTTTTCGTCGTCTGCTGGCTACCGTTCTTTCTCATGTACGTTATCGTGCCGTTCTGCCCGGCCTGCTGCCCATCTGAAAGAATGGTGTACTTCATTACGTGGCTCGGCTACGTCAACAGCGCCCTCAACCCCCTCATTTACACCATCTTTAATCTCGACTATAGAAGGGCGTTCAGACGGCTGCTGAGAATCCGTTGA